The Methanoculleus thermophilus genome includes a window with the following:
- a CDS encoding diacylglycerol/polyprenol kinase family protein, which produces MLRPDESLTVCTPIPERMNESLRQVVHLVFGLGIAGFVLLFDRDLALAVLMIALFGGSILSDAVSRGYTIPVISRILAGLERRDAVPGRGALFFAIGALFCLVFFPKGIAFAGLVVLSLLDSVTTLVGVRFGRTRIYNHKSLEGTSAGIVVTAVVLSLIVPPPIALLTAAIAGLAELASPVDDNLVVPVVACLVLAVLL; this is translated from the coding sequence ATGTTGCGACCAGACGAGAGTTTAACCGTCTGCACGCCGATACCGGAGAGGATGAACGAGTCGCTCCGGCAGGTCGTCCACCTCGTCTTCGGGCTCGGGATCGCGGGCTTTGTCCTCCTCTTTGACCGCGACCTCGCCCTTGCAGTCCTCATGATTGCCCTCTTTGGTGGGTCCATCCTCTCCGACGCCGTCTCCCGTGGCTACACCATCCCGGTCATCTCGCGGATCCTTGCGGGTCTTGAGCGGCGGGATGCCGTCCCGGGTAGAGGAGCTCTCTTCTTTGCTATCGGTGCCCTCTTCTGCCTTGTATTCTTCCCAAAAGGGATTGCCTTCGCCGGACTTGTTGTGCTCTCGCTCCTTGACAGCGTCACCACGCTTGTCGGCGTCCGGTTCGGCCGGACCCGGATCTACAACCACAAGTCCCTTGAGGGCACATCCGCCGGAATTGTGGTGACGGCGGTTGTGCTCTCTCTCATCGTCCCGCCGCCGATCGCTCTTTTGACCGCCGCGATCGCCGGCCTTGCGGAACTCGCAAGCCCCGTGGACGACAACCTCGTCGTCCCGGTCGTGGCCTGCCTCGTTCTTGCAGTGCTGCTCTGA
- a CDS encoding small multi-drug export protein produces MTAEHTPRPEGWKALFANPYIIIPIKFILPLAIIPAVIAALYLTEPYERFLIISGLIAAYFVPPAGKETIIPLAIIAGYPWWLITAVIFLLDVAVSLFVVWNFDLALKIPFIGRLIESGMTFGRNYTERQPWLRRFSTIGLILFVFFPLQGTGAMNGAILGRLLGLSGRRVFGCVCTGSLASCLVFALGADVLLEIYREDPTLGIGILVGIVAAIVAAAAGWLMHKRRLRERRP; encoded by the coding sequence ATGACCGCGGAACACACACCCAGACCAGAGGGTTGGAAGGCTCTTTTCGCGAACCCCTACATCATCATTCCCATCAAGTTCATCCTCCCGCTTGCCATCATTCCCGCGGTCATTGCGGCGCTCTACCTGACTGAGCCCTACGAACGATTCCTGATCATCTCCGGGCTGATCGCCGCCTACTTCGTCCCCCCGGCCGGGAAGGAGACGATCATCCCCCTCGCGATCATCGCGGGTTATCCCTGGTGGCTCATCACGGCCGTGATCTTCCTCCTCGACGTCGCCGTCTCTCTCTTTGTCGTCTGGAACTTCGATCTGGCTCTGAAGATCCCCTTCATCGGCCGGCTGATTGAGAGCGGGATGACGTTCGGCAGGAACTACACCGAGCGCCAGCCATGGCTCAGGCGGTTCTCTACGATCGGGCTCATCCTCTTTGTCTTCTTCCCGCTCCAGGGGACGGGGGCGATGAACGGGGCGATCCTCGGGCGACTGCTCGGGCTGAGCGGACGGCGGGTCTTTGGTTGCGTCTGCACGGGATCGCTTGCCTCCTGCCTCGTCTTTGCCCTCGGCGCCGACGTGCTCCTGGAGATCTACCGCGAGGATCCTACACTCGGGATCGGGATCCTGGTCGGGATCGTTGCTGCGATCGTGGCCGCGGCCGCGGGCTGGCTTATGCATAAGAGGCGGCTCCGTGAACGGCGGCCATGA
- a CDS encoding cache domain-containing protein — MAVIEAPVFTDEGLFVGFTSIVFRPEVLIGEIAGPAADGTPYQVMVLQTDGRVIYDTDPAQIGRMMFEDPLYTDHPDLLDTAQRVVSERYGTATYKFAADGGETVQKEITWTTTGLHGTEWRVAVIRAVE; from the coding sequence GTGGCGGTCATCGAGGCACCCGTCTTCACGGACGAAGGGCTCTTCGTCGGGTTCACCTCCATCGTCTTCCGGCCGGAAGTCCTGATCGGAGAGATCGCCGGCCCGGCGGCGGACGGCACCCCCTACCAGGTGATGGTCCTCCAGACGGACGGACGGGTGATCTACGACACCGACCCGGCCCAGATCGGGCGGATGATGTTTGAAGACCCGCTCTACACCGATCACCCGGACTTGCTCGATACGGCCCAGCGGGTCGTCAGCGAGCGCTACGGCACCGCGACATACAAGTTTGCCGCCGACGGAGGAGAGACGGTGCAGAAGGAGATCACCTGGACGACCACCGGGCTCCACGGGACGGAGTGGAGGGTGGCGGTGATCCGGGCGGTTGAATAA
- a CDS encoding PAS domain S-box protein: MGERPQHERIAELQAEIEMLRRENAALLSLKDALQGSEERYRRLFEDDLTGDFLASVDGRILACNPAFLRIFGFASIEDALQTNIRDLYADPEDRDRLLERLEREGKVENEGMARRRRDGSYIHVVENLVGRFDADGELVEIQGYTYDDSERKRAEDALQENMRWYQQILDNPFVGYVHCEIVTDTAGNPVDIVYLEVNRAFEFFTGIGRDAALHRRVTEFFTPEEVTDLITIYGRVALTGESATFEYPLPSLSRWFEVTAFSFERGRVTAFFTDITKRKRAEAAHRESEERFRAVLESSLDVVYRLNLQTDRYDYVSPVVGEILGVTPGEMTTMDHDAFMDRVHPEDRPVVEEEFYKSILRTKGFLVYRFRAKDGQYRWLEDHFTVIDDVNGWPHFRSGIFRDITERKQTEEALQRHAAELTRIHRDLESAHREANLYLDILTHDIRNTENVSNLYTELLLDSVEGEAVGYLVNLKRSITKSIEILGMVSKIRRIHAGPPLLRPTDLDAVIRAEIAHFPEVPIHYEGTTATVLADDLLSEIFTNLIGNAVKHGGPGVAISIRVEADEVGFFRVTVADTGRGVPDSQKDVIFHRYERKQRGVGEGLGLYLVQILVDRYGGRIWVEDRVPGRSEQGAAFSFLLREAEGVPVRP; encoded by the coding sequence ATGGGAGAGCGGCCGCAGCATGAACGTATAGCGGAACTCCAGGCCGAGATCGAGATGCTCCGGCGAGAGAACGCTGCACTTCTCTCCCTGAAGGATGCCCTGCAGGGGAGCGAGGAACGTTACCGGCGACTCTTTGAGGACGATCTCACCGGCGACTTTCTTGCCTCCGTCGATGGCCGGATCCTCGCATGCAACCCGGCGTTTCTCCGGATATTCGGGTTTGCCTCAATCGAGGATGCGCTGCAGACGAATATCAGGGATCTCTACGCCGACCCTGAGGACCGGGACCGGCTCCTCGAACGCCTCGAAAGAGAGGGAAAGGTGGAGAACGAGGGCATGGCCCGGAGGCGCCGGGACGGCAGTTACATTCACGTCGTCGAGAACCTGGTCGGGCGTTTTGATGCAGACGGCGAACTTGTTGAGATCCAGGGTTATACTTACGACGATTCGGAGCGGAAACGAGCGGAAGATGCCCTGCAGGAGAATATGAGGTGGTACCAGCAGATTCTCGATAACCCATTCGTCGGGTACGTCCATTGTGAGATAGTCACCGATACCGCCGGCAATCCCGTTGATATCGTCTACCTGGAAGTCAACAGGGCATTCGAATTCTTTACCGGGATTGGGCGTGATGCGGCCCTGCACCGGCGGGTGACCGAGTTCTTTACTCCCGAAGAGGTCACCGATCTCATCACGATCTACGGGAGGGTGGCGCTGACGGGTGAATCTGCGACGTTTGAGTACCCGCTCCCGTCCCTCTCGCGGTGGTTTGAGGTCACCGCGTTCTCGTTCGAACGGGGGCGGGTTACAGCATTCTTCACCGACATCACGAAGCGTAAGCGGGCGGAGGCGGCCCACCGGGAGAGCGAAGAGCGGTTTCGTGCGGTGCTCGAGAGTTCGCTCGATGTAGTCTATCGGCTCAACCTGCAGACCGATCGCTACGATTATGTGAGCCCGGTTGTTGGGGAGATCCTCGGTGTTACCCCGGGGGAGATGACCACGATGGACCATGACGCGTTCATGGACCGCGTCCATCCTGAAGATCGTCCGGTGGTTGAAGAGGAGTTTTATAAGTCCATTCTCAGGACGAAAGGGTTCCTTGTGTACCGGTTCCGGGCAAAAGACGGCCAGTATCGCTGGCTTGAGGATCACTTCACGGTCATCGACGATGTGAACGGCTGGCCGCACTTCCGGAGCGGGATCTTTCGTGATATCACCGAGCGAAAGCAGACGGAGGAGGCCCTCCAGCGTCACGCGGCTGAACTTACACGGATCCACCGGGATCTTGAGTCCGCCCACCGGGAGGCGAACCTCTACCTCGATATCCTGACTCACGACATCAGGAACACCGAGAACGTCTCAAACCTCTACACCGAACTCCTCCTCGATTCCGTGGAGGGGGAGGCGGTCGGGTATCTGGTGAACCTGAAGCGGAGCATAACAAAGAGCATCGAGATCCTCGGGATGGTCTCGAAGATCCGGCGGATCCATGCAGGCCCGCCTCTCCTTCGCCCGACCGATCTCGATGCGGTCATCAGGGCCGAGATCGCCCACTTCCCGGAGGTCCCCATTCATTACGAGGGGACCACGGCTACGGTCCTCGCCGACGATCTCCTCTCCGAGATCTTCACGAACCTGATCGGCAATGCCGTCAAGCACGGCGGTCCGGGCGTTGCGATATCCATCCGGGTCGAGGCGGATGAGGTGGGGTTCTTCCGGGTGACGGTCGCGGACACCGGGCGGGGGGTCCCGGATAGCCAGAAAGACGTGATCTTCCACCGCTATGAGAGGAAGCAGCGTGGTGTGGGCGAGGGGCTCGGGCTCTACCTTGTCCAGATCCTCGTCGATCGCTACGGCGGCAGGATCTGGGTCGAGGACCGGGTGCCGGGCCGCTCGGAACAGGGGGCGGCGTTCTCCTTCCTGCTCCGGGAGGCGGAAGGAGTGCCGGTGCGGCCGTGA
- a CDS encoding DNA-methyltransferase, translated as MHQHYNRDERFVLDGYIEVPAHRYGEFSLAWIREAERILRPGGSIYIVSGYTNLYHILHALRKTHLREVNHIIWRYNFGVYTSRKYVSSHYHILYYEKPGGERTFNLESRYGAWERTADGRSPNYRDREDVWCINREYKPGQTKNKNELPAELLIKMLQYSSNEGDLVCDMFLGGFSTARAAIGLNRRATGFEISGPIFDLRVRELRGIKPGCLLQSLRTPLTERPKNQGRPWTDSDRRALVSRFAILIESGSTKKAAIERLGREFGRGRWSIEKMLKREGILPPRQKAQGSRPG; from the coding sequence CTGCACCAGCACTACAACCGGGACGAGAGGTTCGTCCTCGACGGGTACATCGAGGTTCCCGCTCACCGCTACGGAGAGTTCAGCCTCGCATGGATCCGGGAGGCCGAGCGGATACTGAGGCCAGGCGGGTCGATCTACATCGTCTCGGGCTACACCAACCTCTACCACATCCTCCATGCCCTGCGCAAGACGCACCTTCGCGAGGTCAACCACATCATATGGCGCTACAACTTCGGCGTCTATACGAGCAGGAAGTACGTCTCTTCCCACTACCACATCCTCTACTACGAGAAACCCGGCGGCGAGAGGACGTTCAACCTCGAGTCCCGGTACGGGGCCTGGGAGAGGACGGCGGACGGCCGGTCGCCCAACTACCGGGACCGCGAGGACGTCTGGTGCATCAACCGAGAATACAAACCCGGGCAGACAAAGAACAAGAACGAGCTGCCGGCGGAGTTGCTCATCAAGATGCTCCAGTACAGCAGCAACGAGGGCGACCTCGTCTGCGACATGTTTCTTGGCGGGTTCTCGACTGCAAGAGCGGCCATCGGGCTCAACCGCCGGGCGACCGGGTTTGAGATATCCGGACCGATATTCGATCTCCGGGTGAGAGAGTTGAGGGGTATCAAGCCCGGATGCCTGCTGCAATCGTTAAGGACGCCACTGACAGAGAGACCAAAGAACCAGGGCAGGCCCTGGACCGACAGCGACCGGAGAGCCCTGGTCTCCAGGTTCGCGATACTGATCGAGTCCGGGAGCACAAAGAAGGCAGCCATCGAGAGACTCGGAAGAGAATTCGGCCGGGGCCGCTGGTCCATCGAGAAGATGCTAAAGCGGGAGGGGATCCTGCCTCCCCGGCAGAAAGCGCAAGGCTCCAGACCCGGATGA
- a CDS encoding DNA adenine methylase — protein sequence MTRNTPLARPFLKWAGGKAQLLDAFTKRVPKDLTAGALPVFVEPFMGGGAVYFNFNSIFGFRECHIFDINEELVLVYNVVKRDVEGLIECLSDLSDAFLSRDDARRKEYYYAIRDTFNRRKRSINFAQYGEGWVERAAQFIFLNKTCFNGLYRVNSRGEFNVPFGRYKNPTILHEDLLRADSLALENTTIHLGDFTQSRPYISEETFVYFDPPYRPLNRTSSFTQYSKGGFNDAEQKRLAAFYAECDAKGAKLMLSNSDPKNIDPNDGFFDDLYKDYYIDRVPARRMINCDGAGRGKIHEIIVMNYDPRDR from the coding sequence ATGACAAGAAATACACCCCTCGCACGACCGTTTCTCAAGTGGGCAGGCGGAAAGGCGCAGTTGCTCGATGCGTTCACGAAAAGAGTGCCTAAAGACCTCACAGCCGGAGCCCTCCCGGTCTTTGTCGAGCCGTTCATGGGTGGCGGGGCGGTATACTTCAATTTTAACAGCATCTTTGGGTTCAGAGAGTGCCATATATTCGATATCAACGAGGAGCTCGTCCTCGTCTACAACGTCGTAAAACGCGACGTCGAAGGACTCATCGAGTGCTTAAGCGATCTTAGCGACGCGTTCCTCTCCCGGGACGATGCCAGGCGCAAAGAGTACTACTACGCCATACGGGATACGTTCAATCGCAGAAAGAGGAGCATCAACTTCGCGCAGTACGGCGAGGGGTGGGTGGAGCGGGCTGCACAGTTTATCTTTCTCAACAAAACATGCTTCAACGGCCTATACCGGGTAAACTCGCGGGGCGAGTTCAACGTCCCGTTCGGCAGATACAAAAACCCGACGATCCTGCACGAAGATCTGCTCCGGGCCGACTCCCTCGCGCTTGAGAATACCACCATCCATCTCGGCGATTTCACGCAGTCTAGACCCTACATATCCGAAGAGACCTTCGTCTACTTCGACCCCCCGTATCGGCCCCTGAACCGGACATCCTCGTTCACGCAGTACTCGAAAGGGGGGTTTAACGACGCTGAGCAGAAGCGTCTTGCGGCGTTTTATGCAGAATGCGATGCGAAGGGCGCGAAACTCATGCTGAGCAACTCGGACCCGAAAAACATCGACCCAAATGACGGATTCTTCGATGATCTCTATAAGGACTATTATATAGACCGGGTCCCGGCGAGACGGATGATCAACTGCGACGGGGCGGGGCGGGGCAAGATCCATGAGATCATCGTTATGAACTACGATCCGCGCGATCGCTGA
- a CDS encoding transposase, with amino-acid sequence MAFREIDDELWEIIQRHLLPQKPHIGRPRRDPRCLFNGILYVLTTGCAWSDVPARYGTKSTVHRYHLELCERGAYQTIFLDLLRSGYEFRKGEIDRCVRVEPQSSVS; translated from the coding sequence ATGGCGTTTCGGGAGATCGACGACGAACTCTGGGAGATTATCCAGAGACACCTCCTGCCTCAGAAACCTCATATCGGCCGGCCGCGCCGGGACCCTAGATGCCTCTTCAACGGCATCCTGTACGTCCTCACCACCGGGTGCGCCTGGAGCGATGTGCCGGCGCGGTATGGTACAAAATCGACGGTTCACCGCTACCATCTCGAGCTCTGCGAACGAGGGGCGTACCAGACAATCTTCCTCGACCTCCTCCGGTCAGGCTACGAGTTCCGGAAGGGGGAGATAGATCGATGCGTGAGGGTGGAGCCCCAATCGTCCGTCTCTTAA
- a CDS encoding cobalt-precorrin-7 (C(5))-methyltransferase, giving the protein MKIVGVGCGPGMLTAEAARIIAGASLIYGSARAIELARDAIPPECEVHEITDYRSLRSLPDHAVVLSTGDPMLAGLGYLPGEVVPGISSLQVAFARLKLPLTRAAIVSAHGKDHIRAVADAKKEVLAGRVVFLIADPAFKVGALAAALPPRIRIAVCEDLGYPAERIAVGTAAEPPTPRGDLFVVVAGDF; this is encoded by the coding sequence GTGAAGATCGTCGGCGTGGGCTGCGGGCCGGGGATGCTGACCGCGGAGGCGGCGAGGATCATCGCTGGCGCTTCGCTCATCTACGGCTCGGCCCGGGCGATCGAACTTGCGCGGGATGCCATCCCGCCGGAGTGCGAGGTGCACGAGATCACGGATTACCGAAGCCTTCGCTCCCTCCCAGACCACGCGGTCGTCCTCTCGACGGGAGACCCGATGCTTGCGGGGCTCGGCTACCTCCCCGGCGAGGTCGTCCCGGGGATCTCCTCGCTCCAGGTTGCCTTCGCCCGGCTCAAACTTCCGCTCACAAGGGCGGCGATCGTCTCGGCCCACGGGAAGGACCACATCCGTGCGGTTGCCGACGCTAAAAAAGAGGTCCTTGCGGGCCGGGTGGTCTTTCTCATCGCCGACCCGGCCTTCAAGGTAGGGGCACTCGCGGCCGCCCTACCGCCCCGGATCCGGATTGCCGTCTGCGAGGACCTCGGCTACCCGGCGGAGCGGATCGCCGTCGGGACGGCCGCGGAGCCCCCAACACCCCGGGGCGACCTTTTCGTGGTGGTGGCGGGAGATTTTTAA
- a CDS encoding cobalt-precorrin-5B (C(1))-methyltransferase, which produces MRDPVTDFEYPEAWVAACRSPDLLPDVERGLAVLTASGSVLRRGFTTGTTAAAACKAAVLSLALDTVNEVEVTLPCGITVSLPVDAYRGEASCRKDSGDYPSDVTAGLEFTATAVSSLSDGVQFVPGAGIGSFARNTHRHRLGTPAISDPALDCIKRSIGEAVEQAGLSGVTVILTAPRGAEVAQKTLNPRIGVQGGISILGTTGLVEPWDDHMTEGVLDRIARTNAVVLTTGRLGLRYSRLLFPDREAILVGSKLEEALRVADGDTVICGLPGLIMKFMNPNVLEGTGCATVEELSTTSLWDEVARRELAAFRDRYPRVRVVIVDRSGRIIGESP; this is translated from the coding sequence ATGCGGGACCCGGTTACTGATTTCGAGTACCCCGAGGCCTGGGTCGCGGCCTGCCGCTCGCCCGACCTCCTCCCTGACGTGGAGAGGGGGCTTGCGGTCCTGACGGCGTCCGGATCGGTCCTCCGCCGGGGGTTTACGACCGGGACGACCGCGGCCGCTGCCTGCAAGGCGGCGGTCCTCTCGCTTGCCCTCGATACCGTAAACGAGGTCGAGGTCACCCTTCCCTGCGGTATCACGGTCAGCCTCCCGGTGGACGCCTATCGCGGAGAGGCGTCGTGCCGGAAGGACTCCGGGGACTACCCCTCGGACGTGACCGCGGGGCTTGAGTTTACCGCGACCGCGGTCTCCTCTCTCTCGGATGGCGTCCAGTTCGTTCCGGGCGCGGGGATCGGGAGTTTCGCCCGCAACACCCACCGTCACCGGCTGGGGACACCGGCAATCAGCGATCCGGCGCTCGACTGCATCAAGCGCTCGATCGGTGAGGCGGTTGAGCAGGCGGGTCTTTCTGGGGTAACGGTCATCCTCACGGCCCCCCGGGGGGCCGAGGTGGCGCAAAAGACCTTAAACCCGAGGATAGGGGTGCAGGGCGGGATATCGATCCTCGGGACGACCGGGCTCGTCGAGCCGTGGGACGACCACATGACGGAGGGGGTGCTCGACCGGATTGCCCGCACGAATGCGGTCGTGCTGACGACCGGGAGGCTCGGGCTGCGCTACTCCCGACTCCTCTTCCCCGACCGGGAGGCGATTCTCGTCGGGAGCAAACTCGAGGAGGCGCTCCGGGTGGCCGACGGTGATACGGTGATCTGCGGGCTCCCCGGCCTTATCATGAAGTTCATGAACCCGAATGTTCTCGAGGGCACCGGGTGCGCGACGGTGGAGGAACTCTCGACGACCTCGCTCTGGGATGAGGTGGCCCGCCGGGAGTTAGCGGCTTTCCGGGACCGCTACCCCCGCGTCCGGGTCGTGATCGTCGACCGCAGCGGCCGGATCATCGGGGAATCGCCGTGA
- a CDS encoding precorrin-8X methylmutase — protein sequence MREESSRPGDTTGNTYTDLAAVTPEAYAIASTSRNLAREMVGDATLEDRIRQRCSVAVGDFAMADLMRFSGDPVEAGVAALKMRAPIITDIRMVQTGILKRGHSSEVLCALDYGEDIAQQRGITRTSAGFFALRDRLEGSVVVIGNAPSALLGVCDMVREGLRPALIIGTPVGFVNAAESKEVLREFDLPSISNVGTRGGTPVAVAAMNEIITIFAERAGHAGPGY from the coding sequence ATGCGAGAGGAATCATCACGCCCCGGGGATACCACCGGAAATACGTATACTGATCTTGCTGCGGTCACCCCGGAGGCCTACGCAATAGCGAGCACGAGCCGGAACCTGGCCCGGGAGATGGTGGGTGACGCCACCCTCGAGGACCGGATCCGGCAGCGGTGCTCGGTTGCGGTCGGCGACTTTGCGATGGCTGATCTTATGCGCTTTTCCGGCGACCCGGTCGAGGCCGGGGTCGCTGCACTCAAGATGCGTGCGCCGATCATCACCGATATCAGGATGGTGCAGACCGGCATCCTGAAACGCGGGCATTCAAGCGAGGTCCTCTGCGCCCTCGATTACGGCGAGGATATCGCCCAACAACGTGGGATTACCAGGACGTCCGCGGGATTCTTTGCCCTGCGCGATCGACTTGAGGGCTCGGTCGTGGTCATCGGGAACGCTCCGTCTGCGCTCCTCGGCGTCTGCGATATGGTCCGGGAGGGGCTCCGACCGGCGCTCATCATCGGGACCCCGGTGGGATTTGTGAACGCGGCGGAGTCTAAGGAAGTGCTCCGCGAGTTCGATCTGCCGTCGATCTCGAACGTCGGGACCCGCGGAGGGACGCCGGTTGCGGTAGCGGCGATGAATGAGATCATCACGATCTTTGCCGAGCGTGCTGGCCATGCGGGACCCGGTTACTGA